The following is a genomic window from Desulforegula conservatrix Mb1Pa.
AAGTGGCGTTAGCGGCTTTGAAGGGAGACAAAACCCTCTCGGAATTATCCGATCAGTTTGGTGTGCATTCCAATCAGATATCAGCCTGGAAGAAAGAGCTTGAACAGAATGCCTCAGAACTGTTTGATCGTGGAAAAAGGAATGATGAAACAGGATTGG
Proteins encoded in this region:
- a CDS encoding helix-turn-helix domain-containing protein → MAKGIRRNHGPAFKAKVALAALKGDKTLSELSDQFGVHSNQISAWKKELEQNASELFDRGKRNDETGL